From a region of the uncultured Desulfatiglans sp. genome:
- the corA gene encoding Magnesium transport protein CorA: MGTYHRKVSSKAGLPPGTLVHVGERKAEEVQIALMQYNDSDLIEREVSSVEECGAALSDEKVSWINVSGVHEAGVVGAFGRLFGLHPLLLEDVLHTGQRPKQEDYEACLFVVLRMLTFDEESGEILSEQISLVVGPRYVLSFQEREGDVFGMLRDRIRSGKGRIRKMGADYLAYALMDAVVDQYFVILENFGEQLEELQDLVLSGPMSDTLESIQTIKREMLWMRKSVWPLREVLGGLQRGESPLMGPEVQPFLRDVYDHTIQVVDTLETFRDMAAATLDVYLSSLSNRMNEVMKVLTIIATIFIPLTFIAGVYGMNFRHMPELEWRWGYAAVWLVMIVAGGLMVLAFRRKKWL; encoded by the coding sequence ATGGGGACCTATCATAGAAAAGTGTCGTCCAAGGCGGGTCTGCCGCCCGGCACCCTGGTGCATGTCGGGGAAAGGAAGGCGGAAGAGGTTCAGATCGCCCTGATGCAGTACAACGATTCGGATCTTATCGAAAGAGAGGTTTCATCGGTTGAAGAGTGTGGCGCGGCGCTCTCTGATGAAAAGGTGTCATGGATCAATGTGAGCGGGGTTCACGAGGCCGGTGTCGTGGGGGCGTTCGGGCGGTTGTTCGGGCTTCATCCCCTGCTGTTGGAGGATGTCTTGCACACCGGACAGCGCCCCAAGCAGGAGGACTATGAGGCCTGCCTCTTCGTTGTCCTTCGGATGTTGACCTTCGATGAAGAGAGTGGAGAGATTCTGTCCGAGCAGATCAGCCTCGTCGTCGGGCCTCGCTATGTGCTCTCCTTCCAGGAGCGCGAGGGGGACGTATTCGGCATGCTCCGTGACCGGATCCGCAGCGGGAAGGGGCGCATCCGGAAAATGGGGGCGGATTATCTCGCTTACGCCTTGATGGATGCGGTGGTGGATCAGTATTTCGTGATTCTCGAGAATTTCGGCGAGCAACTCGAGGAGCTTCAGGATCTGGTCCTTTCGGGTCCGATGTCCGACACCCTGGAGAGCATTCAGACCATCAAACGGGAGATGCTGTGGATGAGGAAGTCGGTGTGGCCTCTGCGCGAGGTGCTTGGCGGCCTGCAGCGGGGGGAATCGCCGCTGATGGGGCCGGAGGTGCAGCCTTTTTTGCGGGATGTCTATGACCACACGATCCAGGTGGTGGATACCCTCGAGACCTTCCGGGATATGGCGGCGGCCACGCTCGACGTGTATCTGTCGAGCCTCAGCAACCGCATGAACGAGGTGATGAAGGTGCTGACGATCATTGCGACCATTTTTATCCCGCTGACCTTTATCGCCGGCGTCTACGGGATGAATTTCAGGCATATGCCTGAACTGGAATGGCGCTGGGGCTAT